A stretch of the Malus sylvestris chromosome 10, drMalSylv7.2, whole genome shotgun sequence genome encodes the following:
- the LOC126584179 gene encoding uncharacterized protein LOC126584179, which translates to MYQGHRNLLNGILPAVKVALTKTYKKGSKTRIVRDADFVTIPGMIKAAKKRTAALLEPSNALFGSKTGYINGSIKPPETTSLSYDAWLCNDQLVMSWMLNSMEPKLSELFSYLESLYILWEAVKEMYESQNNTAHVFQLKKNLASLKQGDQAFVQHLGNLKNMWNELDLYRPHTTDSLVLLKRAYEDKVFQILASLGSEYEDLRSHVLMTLKLPSFASVCQAVQREETRRKVMSVEIKTNLEARAFNVNHKSIGDK; encoded by the exons ATGTACCAGGGGCATCGAAATCTGCTAAATGGCATATTGCCTGCTGTAAAAGTAGCTCTAACAAAAACATACAAAAAAGGAAGCAAAACAAGGATTGTACGTGATGCAGATTTTGTCACTATTCCTGGAATGATAAAGGCCGCTAAGAAACGGACTGCTGCTCTTTTAGAACCATCTAATGCTCTGTTTGG ATCCAAGACAGGGTACATTAATGGCAGCATTAAACCACCTGAAACTACCTCTTTGTCTTACGATGCATGGTTGTGTAATGACCAATTGGTTATGTCGtggatgctcaactccatggaGCCCAAGCTGTCTGAACTTTTCAGTTACTTAGAATCCTTGTATATTCTTTGGGAAGCAGTCAAAGAGATGTACGAGAGTCAAAACAACACTGCTCATGTGTTCCAACTCAAAAAGAACCTTGCTAGTTTAAAGCAAGGTGATCAAGCGTTTGTCCAACACCttggaaacttgaagaacaTGTGGAACGAGCTAGATTTGTATCGCCCACACACCACTGATTCCCTTGTACTTCTGAAGAGAGCTTATGAAGACAAGGTTTTCCAAATCTTGGCTAGTTTGGGATCAGAGTATGAAGATCTCAGGAGCCACGTTTTGATGACTCTTAAGCTTCCATCCTTTGCAAGTGTGTGTCAAGCTGTGCAAAGAGAAGAAACCCGCAGGAAAGTGATGAGTGTCGAAATCAAGACCAACCTTGAAGCTAGAGCATTCAATGTCAATCACAAATCAATTGGGGACAAGTAG